One genomic window of Mus musculus strain C57BL/6J chromosome 4, GRCm38.p6 C57BL/6J includes the following:
- the Sdc3 gene encoding syndecan-3 isoform X3 — MRFIPDMALAAPTAPAMLPTTVIQPVDTPFEELLSEHPSPEPVTSPPLVTEVTEVVEESSQKATTISTTTSTTAATTTGAPTMATAPATAATTAPSTPEAPPATATVADVRTTGIQGMLPLPLTTAATAKITTPAAPSPPTTVATLDTEAPTPRLVNTATSRPRALPRPVTTQEPDVAERSTLPLGTTAPGPTEMAQTPTPESLLTTIQDEPEVPVSGGPSGDFELQEETTQPDTANEVVAVEGAAAKPSPPLGTLPKGARPGPGLHDNAIDSGSSAAQLPQKSILERKEVLVAVIVGGVVGALFAAFLVTLLIYRMKKKDEGSYTLEEPKQASVTYQKPDKQEEFYA, encoded by the exons ATGCGGTTCATCCCTGATATGGCCCTGGCTGCGCCCACTGCACCTGCCATGCTACCCACAACCGTTATCCAGCCCGTGGACACCCCATTTGAGGAACTCCTTTCTGAGCACCCCAGCCCTGAACCAGTCACCAGTCCCCCGCTGGTGACAGAGGTGACAGAGGTCGTAGAAGAGTCCAGCCAGAAAGCTACCACCATCTCTACCACCACATCTACCACCGCGGCCACCACCACAGGGGCCCCAACTATGGCCACAGCACCTGCCACAGCAGCCACCACTGCCCCTAGCACTCCCGAGGCGCCCCCTGCCACGGCTACCGTGGCTGACGTAAGGACCACCGGCATACAGGGGATGCTGCCTCTTCCCCTGACCACAGCTGCCACAGCCAAGATCACTACCCCAGCAGCACCCTCACCACCCACTACTGTGGCTACCTTGGACACAGAGGCCCCGACACCTAGGCTGGTCAACACAGCTACCTCGAGGCCACGAGCCCTTCCTCGGCCAGTCACCACCCAGGAGCCTGATGTTGCTGAGAGGAGTACCCTGCCGTTGGGGACCACGGCTCCTGGACCCACGGAGATGGCTCAG ACCCCAACTCCAGAGTCCCTTCTGACCACCATCCAGGATGAGCCAGAGGTGCCAGTAAGTGGGGGGCCCAGCGGGGACTTTGAGCTTCAAGAAGAGACCACGCAGCCGGACACGGCCAATGAGGTGGTGGCTGTGGAAGGAGCCGCGGCCAAGCCGTCACCTCCACTGGGGACACTGCCCAAGGGTGCCCGCCCAGGCCCTGGCCTCCACGACAATGCCATCGATTCGGGCAGCTCGGCCGCCCAGCTCCCTCAGAAGAGCATACTGGAGCGGAAGGAGGTGCTCGTAG CCGTGATCGTGGGTGGGGTGGTGGGCGCCCTCTTCGCTGCCTTCCTGGTCACGCTGCTCATCTACCGCATGAAGAAGAAGGACGAAGGCAGCTACACCTTGGAAGAACCCAAGCAGGCAAGCGTCACGTACCAGAAACCTGACAAGCAGGAGGAGTTCTACGCTTAG